GGAGGGCCCACGCCGTGGTCGCCTCCAGCCCTCCCCGCCACAGCAGCGCGCCCATCAGCAGGACGGGACAGGCGGTGGCCAGCATCGCCTGGGCGCCAGAGACACGCACCATGCTCCGGCTGCGTGAGGTCGCATCGCTCGACACGTAGGGAAGGCTCACCATCAGCCAGATGGGAGGGGTGCGCGCCAGGCACTGGCTCAGCACGAGCGCCAGGGGTGCTGCCTCATCGAGTCTCGCCAGCAGCGCGATGCGCAGCACCAGCACGACGCACAGCGCCGCCGCGCCAAAGGTGCCAATGCGACTATCCTTGAGGATCTCGAAGAGGCGCGTGCGCTCGTACGCGCCCCCGAGCGCGTCGGCGGTGTCGGCCAGGCCGTCCTCGTGAAGGGCTCCCGTGAGCAGCATCCCCACGCCCACCACCAACGTGGCGGCCACCAGCGGCCCCGCGCGCTCGACGGCCAGCCAGATCAACGCCAGCAACCCACCAAGGCTCGCGCCCACCAGCGGAAACCAGCCCGAGGCCCACTGCCAGTCCGCCGGGGCGTAGGGAAAGCCTCCCACGGGAATGCGGGTGTAGAAGGCGAAGGCCGCACGGGCGCCCCGAAGCACGGAAGGCAGCGGCATCAGCCCCGCCCCTTGTCTGGAACCCCGGCCTCCTCGAAGGTGGCCATGCCCGCGTGAAGCGCGCACGCGGCGTCCACCAGCGGCAGTGCCGTCAGCGCGCCACTGCCCTCCCCCAGCCGCATTCCCAGCTCGAGCAGCGGCCTCGCGCCCAGTGCCTCCAGCACGTGCCGGTGGCCCGCCTCCGCCGAGCGGTGGGCGAACAGCATCCACTCCCGCGCTCCCGGCACCATCCGCTCCAGCGCCAGCATGGCCACCGAGACGATGAAGCCGTCTACCAGCACGGCCTTGCGCCGCTCGATGGCTCGCGCCGCCGCGCCCACCAGGGCGGCGATGTCCCGTCCCCCCGCGGACCGCACGGCATGCTCGGGACTCGCGCCCCGGAGCCGCCGCACCGCATCGCGCACCACCTCCACCTTGC
Above is a window of Cystobacter fuscus DNA encoding:
- a CDS encoding adenosylcobinamide-GDP ribazoletransferase; its protein translation is MPLPSVLRGARAAFAFYTRIPVGGFPYAPADWQWASGWFPLVGASLGGLLALIWLAVERAGPLVAATLVVGVGMLLTGALHEDGLADTADALGGAYERTRLFEILKDSRIGTFGAAALCVVLVLRIALLARLDEAAPLALVLSQCLARTPPIWLMVSLPYVSSDATSRSRSMVRVSGAQAMLATACPVLLMGALLWRGGLEATTAWALLAAAGLTALVCGWRFWVRAGGITGDFLGATQQVGECALLLVLALARGEVA